The Meiothermus ruber DSM 1279 genome includes the window TCACCCTCCTGCAGCGCGGTGCTGAACATGCCGGTGAAGAACTGCTCAGCCTCCACCACCCGGCTGCCGGAGGGCCCCTGGATTTTGATCTGGGCGCCCAGCGCCAGCATGGAGGCCGGCAGGTCGGCGGCGGGATCGGCATGGGCCAGCGAGCCGCCGATGGTGCCTTTGGTGCGCACCATAGGGTCGCCGATCAAGCTCACCGCCTGGGGAATAATCGGGCAGAGTTCCTTGAGCAGCTCGGAGGTTTCCAGCTCGCGGTAGGTGGTCATGGTCCCGATCACCAGGGTGTCACCGTCGCGGCGGATGCCCCGCAGCTCGGCCACTTTAGAGATATCAATCAGCATGGGCGGCGCAGCCAGGCGCAGCTTCATAGCCGGGATCAGGCTGTGGCCCCCGGCCAGCAGCTTGGCCTCGGGGTTTTGTTGGAGCAGCGATAGCGCCTCGGAGAGGTTGTTGGCTTTTTTATAGCTGAAGGGTGCTGTGTACATCTCGTCCTCCGCGGGGTTGCGGCTAATCGGCAGCCTGGGCCAGGCGGCTGTGCTGGATGGCCCGCCAGACCTTTTCTGGGGTGTAGGGCATATCGAGGTGCACGATACCGAAGGGCCGCAGGGCGTCCATTACGGCGTTGGCGATGGCTGCGGTAGAGGCGATGGTGCC containing:
- a CDS encoding FAD binding domain-containing protein, which translates into the protein MYTAPFSYKKANNLSEALSLLQQNPEAKLLAGGHSLIPAMKLRLAAPPMLIDISKVAELRGIRRDGDTLVIGTMTTYRELETSELLKELCPIIPQAVSLIGDPMVRTKGTIGGSLAHADPAADLPASMLALGAQIKIQGPSGSRVVEAEQFFTGMFSTALQEGEILTEVHIPIRPGARMAYAKFPHPASRYAVVGVAVVLDGNSLRAAVTGAGEHAMRLTKLEQALAGKPLTAENIAAACQGLLPADHLNHDLVASKEYRAHLVDVMAKRALMQAAGL